In Mangifera indica cultivar Alphonso chromosome 7, CATAS_Mindica_2.1, whole genome shotgun sequence, the genomic window TGAATATTGTTGACaactatcaaattttaattatgttttttttatttgtcatttttaatgaaattaatatgaattagaggtaatttaataaaaattcagaataaAATGTTGTTTGGTTtgaggggttttttttttttatttaacaatttcattaaaaaaattaataaatttttcttaaaaaaaaaattaacacacaaGTAGAAAAACAGACTTTTCAAAATCAGAGGGTAAACattaatcatttaatcaaaccttaggtgagaaatagCCATTTGGCCTTcatctttcaataaaactatatacacaaacaacgttatccaatcatataataatacgttattgtttatatataaaattatgtacataatactattttttatctttttgctttGGTGGGCATGAttccaattaattttgataaagaaaGAGTTCGAAATTTCAAAGGGCAAACTAAACTGTTACTTTTGAAAGCAAAAGCACTTCTCCTAGGATTAATTCTTTATCAGtagattttaatttcaaaagcacTTAAATATTTACACCCCTTTTGTAATCATGTTTAACAGAAGTTAAACATGATTATGAGCTAGCATGGTAAACAATGTAAGATGAATTGCAACATTAGCTTGTTTTAATCATGCTTGGCCCCTTCCTGTTAGAACAATCATTGAGAGTCAAATCAAAgtggggatgaaaaaaaatatttctacaAGGATAGAAATATATATCTCCTTGTCTCACCCCACCCCGAAATAAccttgtataaatttattaacatattctttgtattttaaaataattataaaaaaaatcatatataaaaccCAAATCTAATTCATTTTTGCACTAAACCCTAATCATTCCATTCTCTACTCTCTTGTCGACTTAGGGTTTAGGATTCCCCGTCATCCCCTAACAGGGTGAGGGTGAGAACAAAACAGGAAAGGGGATCAATATTTCTTTTGGAGCAGGGAATGCTTTCAGATAATGGGGACGGTTGAAGTTCTTAATATTCCAACCAGCCATTCAAATTCACAGACCACATGAGAAAAGTTTAATTGCTGAGAAATAAATTTCTTTACAAGACACAAAAGCAACATAACTTGTGCTTACAGAAGTCATCAGTGTCCATGACATAAGAATACTAACTAAACCTTGATTCAATGCGCCTGCTCTAGGCACGACCCTATTAGATCATCAGAGCTACACTAACAACCAGTCTCTCCATTAATAAGACCAAGAAAATCTAGTTGCCATGAGCATGAACTACATTAATATCATCTTACTAAATCAACTAAGTGAAATGGTTAAAGATGGGAAATGGAAAAATGTCATAAAACTCACAGGCTATCAGGCTCACTGGCGCCTTTCCGGTTCCAACTAATCCCAGGACCAGCCTTGCGTTCCCCTCTCTTTCTCTTGTTCCGAGGAAACTGGAAATCCAAGGCTAAACACGACTTTAGAGTTGATTGGTCCTGAGAAGCTGCAGATTTTGCTACGGGATCGTCTGAGGTGGGGACCTTAGAAGGATTGGTGctttctccttctccttctccttctcctttctCCGGTTCATGATGCTTATCAATGGATTGATTGCTTGTTCTTAAGAAGGTGTGGCAATCTCCTTCGGCTCCATCAGTTTGTAGCAGAATGTTATCCAAAATCTgcaaatatcatcaaaatatttagtGAACAAAATTTACCAGTTTCCATGTTCCTTAGTATTAATTTTAGAAGCACACCATGCTCTAAAATAGCTTGAAGGATTAGTAAAAGACATCTAACAGGATATATTACAACATTTGATTGTGTAAGAAGAGCGAGATCCAAAACACGTCAAAACCACCTATGCAAGGTTCACTATGCAAATTTATATGCCTCCATCAGAAAAACCAGGTCCATCTCAAGTATATGACAATACAAGTGAAAGAAGCTCAAATACCAGACAACATAAGTGCATTCAAGGCAATTCAAATGCTTAGCATTGGTATTTGAGATGAGGCACCCAATACTCAATCTGCATTTTGGGACTAAACAACAAGACGACAATGTAACTCTGGCAAATTTgatgtctttttattttaatagacTAGGAGTTAATATGGTATTTCTAACATGAGAGTCCAAGTTTTGGGGTGCATGAAAAAAGGCCTAGGAAGAACTTCAACagtttaatttttgtcattttttatgcattaagagaagaaatttgaagatttgttgcacctttgaaataataataatttgattatcaactCAAAGGACACTGCAAGCATTCATCCGGCCAAAAGTATCAAAAAGTGCATAAAGAATTACTTATGTTAAGGCTTACATCTTCGCACGAATCTCCAATCTGTGGCTGATGGAAAGTAACGTCAGCGGCAGACAACAGTCCAACTGTGCTTTCAATTATATCAGGAACATGAACAGTCTCTGCATAACTTGAAATAGCACTTTCATGCATGACAAGCTCTCCAAGATCATATTCTAAAAGATGCTGAGTCAGATTACATATTGCTCCCACTGATGTTGTGTCCGCATTGCCAGCTGAAAATGTAGGACTCGGAGCAGAGCTCGTCTGTGCCTCACAGGGTACAAGAAGGCTCAAATTCTCAGATGAAGAGAACTTTGAGGCATTTTTGGACATGATCTTGTCAAGTTGACTCTTCAGTTTGTGAACACGAGAGTGCACTAATTCGATTTTCCAAAGGACCTGGTCTAAGGAGTTGTCACTgtctttaaacttgaaaaataagtGATCATCATTACCACCAAATTTTACTATGCAATCAGCTTGATGGTCCATAATTGCTGCCACAACATAACAACAAAATGACACCATTCGATGtcaatatcaaaatataattttgtaacttTAAATATGCATTTTGGTTCAAATAAGCTTCACAGCAAGACAAGAAACATTATCACTAATGTTGTATAGGCTGAGATGGGTAGCACACCAACTTCATTAGTTATGCACTCAGAAGAACATTGTGCATATGGagtacaaaaaagaaaaattgtctaCCTTCCTCTTTTtccttattatattataatagtcTGTACAAAAGGCCATAATTTTATCAACCCAACAATGTAGAAACATTCACCAACAGCAAATCCTAGATGCTAGGCAGTTCTCAGTACTAATCAGGTAAACTGACATTTTTATGCAAATATGTAATAAATGTGCAGCAGAAATTATTACCTGCGCTGCCAAAATCATCTGCCATAGAATTGCAGTCGAGATTGGCCTTCTTGCTTTCTGCAAAATCAGACACGAACATTGTCTTTGAAAGGATGTAGATAGAGAGTTGATAAGAATGAAGAAGGGGGGACAGAGGACGGAAAAGCACTCACTCCAGGATGTACAATTATAAAGAAGAAGTTTATACCAAGATAGGAAAAAAGGTTATGACGTGAAATGTATGACATTAACTCTGTTGTGTCTTcaactctttttcttctcctcctctTCATGGGCTTTTTTCCGTAGCATTGACTAGAATATGGCAAAGACTTTGACCCAAACCCTTCTAATGAATCTTGGTTGATTCTTGAGAATTTTCTCTGGTCATATAAGGCAAGTTCTCTAGCATATTTCAATGCTTGAGACTCAATCTCCTTAATTTTCAGCTCCACCCACTTGCAACGCCACATAATAGGACGTATAAAGTTCCTCCAATGATTTGTCAACTTCTTCTTCCTAAAATCAAAGTGAGGCAGTATGAACATCTAACTCATTAGAGTGACACTTCCCTAAATTTGTAGTATGTCAAACTCATAAAAAAGTGATGCAAGAACCAGTGTCAAACAATTCTATCTTCTCCTCTAACAGTAAACAAAATCCTTCGAAAGGACTAATTAACAGTTTAACCACTCAGATCACAGATGAAGACAATCAAAAGGCCAccagataaaaaaaattatatacacatagaGATACCATTCAAAGGTTGAATATTAATTTGGAATAAGACGATACAGCAGACTGCATATAAGTTTCAGATAGAAACTGTTTTATAAGTGATAATAGAGCTCCTAGTTGAAACAAGACATTGTAACTTGGACGGACGTTCCAGGTTTGAAGCAAATGAAGTTCCTCGCCACTAAAAGTTTATTGTTTATAATGTATTCCTATTCATAGGTGATGATGAGGTGCCTATcttaaaatcatacacagaaaaGAGGCACTGAAAGCATATATTTCAGTAAAAAAGGTTAAATACGTCATAATTGCACATTCTTTATTATGATGTCTGGAAAAGGTTCGTTGCTGTTCATCAGGAAGAATGCATGataaattctatataaataagATCGGGgtgtttgacattagttaaagGTACAAAATTCATAAGGAATGCAACACACCTTACTGGAAACATGCTACTAAATGAATCATAAGAGGATCCCAAACCACTGTCATCAAAATACTGTGATTCCACTTCAGCTTCACTCAATCCAGAGCACCTTTCAGCATCAGATTCACTGTTGCCAAATGAGC contains:
- the LOC123220215 gene encoding uncharacterized protein LOC123220215 is translated as MAPDQPLMDINPDSEPQYTTPVEPEKESKCILANSNGKGLSYMDDCAEIKTGRETLLNGEITVPEVPEEMEIDVIKCTSIGETRLVEADDPDATEYSSSFGNSESDAERCSGLSEAEVESQYFDDSGLGSSYDSFSSMFPVRKKKLTNHWRNFIRPIMWRCKWVELKIKEIESQALKYARELALYDQRKFSRINQDSLEGFGSKSLPYSSQCYGKKPMKRRRRKRVEDTTELMSYISRHNLFSYLESKKANLDCNSMADDFGSAAIMDHQADCIVKFGGNDDHLFFKFKDSDNSLDQVLWKIELVHSRVHKLKSQLDKIMSKNASKFSSSENLSLLVPCEAQTSSAPSPTFSAGNADTTSVGAICNLTQHLLEYDLGELVMHESAISSYAETVHVPDIIESTVGLLSAADVTFHQPQIGDSCEDILDNILLQTDGAEGDCHTFLRTSNQSIDKHHEPEKGEGEGEGESTNPSKVPTSDDPVAKSAASQDQSTLKSCLALDFQFPRNKRKRGERKAGPGISWNRKGASEPDSL